From the genome of Streptomyces xanthophaeus:
GACACGAGCGTGCCGGGTACTACCGGAGAGCCAGATGAGTTAGGTTAGGCATACCTAAGTCACTCGGACGAGGAGAGATCCGCATGCGCCTGTTCGGTGCCCCCGCCACGCCGGCCGACCGGCCCACCGATGCCGAGCGCATCCGGTCGATCCTGACCGCCGCCCACTCCATGACCGTGGTCACCGAAGGGCAGCGCTCCGAGGTCCGCCACCTCGACGGCAGCGACCCGATGGGACGGCTGCACCTGCACCCCGCCGAGCCCGGCGGCGAGTCCGAGTACCGGCCGTCGATCCGGCTGGAGTTCACCGATGTCGCCCCCACCCCCGTACGGGACCGGGTGCGCGCCCGCGTCACCGTGCTGGGCCGGCTGCTCTCCCCCTACTCCGACCTGGCCGAAGGCTCCGGCGCCGACTCCACCTGCATGGAATTCGACCGCGCCGTCCTGGAGACCCCGGAAGGGCGCTCGCACGTCGGCCTCGAAGAGCTGGACGCCGCCTGCCCCGACCCCCTGTCCCCGTACGAGGCGGGCATGCTCACGCACCTCCTCGACGACCACCACGACCTGGTCACCCTGCTGCTGCGGCTGGTCCGGCCGCTGCCCACCGCCACCGTGCTCCGCGCACTGCCGGTCGCCATGGACCGGTACGGGATCACCCTGCGACTGGAGGAGCGCCGCGGCCACCGCGACGTGCGGCTGCCCTTCCCCTCGCCCCTCGACGACGTCGAGCAGGCCGGCACCCAGATCCAGGCCCTCTTCAGCGCGGCCCGGCGGAGCTCGCACCGCAACACCCTGCCGGCCTGACACGCCGGAATACCCCACCGCGGACCCGCGTTGGGGACGATCATGAAGGCCATCACATACAGCGCATACGGAACACCCGCCACGCTCCAGCTCGTTGACGCACCGCGGCCCAAGGTGGGCCCGGGCGAGGTGCTCGTCCGCGTCAGGGCCGCGGGGGTCAACCCGGTGGACTGGAAGCTCGCCGCCGGATACCTCGACCCGATCCTCGAAGTCCGCTACCCGGTCATACCCGGATGGGACGTGGCCGGAGTCGTCGAAGCGGTCGGCGATGACACCTTCGACTACGCCGTCGGCGACGAGGTCTACGGCTACGTCCGCAAGGAGTGGGTCGAACTCGGCACGTACGCCGAGCTGGTGTCGGCCCCCGTCCGCACCCTCGCCCGCAAGCCCCGGGAGCTGAGCTTCGAGCAGGCCGCGGGCCTCCCGCTGGCCGGCCTCACCGCGTACCAGTCCCTCACCCGCGTCGGCCTCAAGGCCGGGGAGACCGTGGTCATCCACTCCGCGGCCGGCGGCACCGGATCCTTCGGCGTGCAGATCGCCGTCGCGCTCGGCCTGCGGGTCATCGGCACGGCGGGCGCGCACAACCACGACTACCTGCGCTCCCTCGGCGCGGAGCCCGTGCTGTACGGGGAAGGACTGGCGGACCGGATCCGCGAGCTCGCGCCCGACGGCGTCGACGCGGGCCTGGACTTCTACGGCGACGACGTCGTCGAGACCCTCCAGTCCCTGGTCAGGGAACGTCACCGGGTGGTCTCCATCGCCGATTACGACGCGGCTGCCAAGGGCGCCCACCAGCTGTGGGTGCGCCCGGACACCGCCGACCTGACCTTCCTGGCGGAACTGGCCGACGCGGGGAAGCTCACGGTCAACGTGGAGCACGCGGTGCCGCTCGCCGAGGCCGCCAGGGCCTGGGAGCTGAGCGCCGCGGGCCGCACGCGCGGCAAGATCATCCTGACCGTCTGACCTTCTCGCCTTCTGGCCTTCTGGCCTTCTGACGCGGCAGACCGTCCGAACGGCCCCGCGGCACACGTGCGCGCCGACGGAGCACGGGGCTCCGGCGGCGCGCACCCGCTCAGGACGTGATCGGCGTCGCGGACCGGCCCAGCGGCGGCCCGATCGCCCGCAGCGATCCGGGCGTCCGCCCTTCGCCCCAGCCGATGTGGCGCCGGTAGCTGCCGAGCAGCCCGCGGCTCACCAGCCCCGCTTCGTCCCGTACGGCCGGATCCTCCGGAAGGGGGTGGGTCAGCGGGGCCACGAACAGCGCGTCCACCGGGCAGTTCGCCTCGCACAGGAAGCAGGTCTGGCAGTCCTCCTGCCGTGCGAGCAGCGGAATCCCCTCGGGCCCCCGTTCGAAGACATCCGTCGGGCACACCTCCACACACTTGTCGCAGGTGATGCAGCGCTCCGCCGACACCAGTTCGATCACGCCGTCACCACCGCCTTCGCCGCGGGCCTGGTCCACACCCGGTCCAGGCCGCCGGCCAGGATCCGGTGGTGCTGGGCCGGGTCCTGGTCCGGGTGGTCGAGGCGCTTGGCCATCCCCCGGGTCTCGGACCGGGCGAGGGCCGCCGCGTACATCCACCGGGCGTGCGCGGTCATCGCGGCCGCCTGCCGGGCCCTGACCAGGTCGGCCCCCTCGCCGTGCAGGCCCGCGCGCAGCTGGGACCACGCCGTGTCGAGGGTGCGCAGGGAAGCC
Proteins encoded in this window:
- a CDS encoding 4Fe-4S dicluster domain-containing protein encodes the protein MIELVSAERCITCDKCVEVCPTDVFERGPEGIPLLARQEDCQTCFLCEANCPVDALFVAPLTHPLPEDPAVRDEAGLVSRGLLGSYRRHIGWGEGRTPGSLRAIGPPLGRSATPITS
- a CDS encoding NADP-dependent oxidoreductase; translation: MKAITYSAYGTPATLQLVDAPRPKVGPGEVLVRVRAAGVNPVDWKLAAGYLDPILEVRYPVIPGWDVAGVVEAVGDDTFDYAVGDEVYGYVRKEWVELGTYAELVSAPVRTLARKPRELSFEQAAGLPLAGLTAYQSLTRVGLKAGETVVIHSAAGGTGSFGVQIAVALGLRVIGTAGAHNHDYLRSLGAEPVLYGEGLADRIRELAPDGVDAGLDFYGDDVVETLQSLVRERHRVVSIADYDAAAKGAHQLWVRPDTADLTFLAELADAGKLTVNVEHAVPLAEAARAWELSAAGRTRGKIILTV
- a CDS encoding DUF2470 domain-containing protein, which produces MRLFGAPATPADRPTDAERIRSILTAAHSMTVVTEGQRSEVRHLDGSDPMGRLHLHPAEPGGESEYRPSIRLEFTDVAPTPVRDRVRARVTVLGRLLSPYSDLAEGSGADSTCMEFDRAVLETPEGRSHVGLEELDAACPDPLSPYEAGMLTHLLDDHHDLVTLLLRLVRPLPTATVLRALPVAMDRYGITLRLEERRGHRDVRLPFPSPLDDVEQAGTQIQALFSAARRSSHRNTLPA